A segment of the Capricornis sumatraensis isolate serow.1 chromosome 8, serow.2, whole genome shotgun sequence genome:
TCTCCACAGAGGACTGGAAATATGCGAATGTGTAGCCAGCCCGTTTCCATCCGTTACACTTTATTTTTCAGCAATTTTAAAGAAAGCTGCCGGGTCACAAgatattttctagttttaaaaaaatgtttgtgttttcattatgaaaataaaacacctcattaaagaaaatttggaaaatacgtAAAAgtccaatgaaaaaaaaaatcatctataaCTCTCCCACCCCGCCAGCCAGACTgcggaaaagaggagaaagaaataaaaaggcttATTTCTTCCTACTCTTTTTCCATGCATAGGACTCGGAAAAAAGGACTGAAACTCTGAGCTGTTTTTCAAACATCGTCTTGTCTATACAGCCTTGAATTCTGCTTTTCTAAAATGCAGCGCTGTCCCTAAGTATTTTTCCATGTTTTTACATAgtcttcttaaatattttgaatggcCACATAATATTCCATCAATTCGACAAACCATAATTTTCCTAACCGTTCCTCTCTTGCAGGATATTAAGGCTTTCCCCAATATTTTACTATCATAAATAACGCCGggtggaaagcattttctgtcttTCGGCTTATTTGCCTAGGCCGCATTCCCAgaatggaattactgggtcaaagaGTAGGAACGTTCTTCAGGCTTTTGATGTCCGCTGCCAAAAGGCTTCCACGAGGACCGCCAGCGCGGCCTCCACACCGCATGCCCGGGCCCGCGACGTGCCTGCACACGGAGCCTCTGACGGGTGGATGAGAAACGGCCTCTCTGGCTTGTTTTCGTTCACATTCCTCTGATGGCTTGGGAGCCTCTCCCTTGTGTGTTGACTGGTGGTCTTTCTTCTCGGGGAGCTGCTAGCGTTCACCCTCTGCCCATTTATCTAACGGCGGGGGCGTCTCTATGTTTTCTTAATCATCGGTTTGCATAAGGATATAAGTCTTCTCTGTAtttgctgaaaatatttttctagtctGGTTTCTCCCCCCTTCCACGTTGTGCCTTTTCCATAagttttccatttgcatggacTCCTCTGGCCATCTTTGCCTGAGTGGGGCCTTCTGAGCTCAGAAAATCGCTTCCCTCGCCAGCATGCCGATCCACGTTCagttccactctcttcttttttgaagAAGGTCTTGCTTCTGCTGTTGATTTAACTCTGCTCCGTCCGAGAtgtctggggggagggggagggccacGGCCACCCTGGCCGGAGGGATTCGAGAGGGATCTCGTCTCCTTTCCGCACGGCGTGCATTCTGCCCAGCACCCCCTCCTCTGGGTCCCCAGAAAGAGAGGTCAAAAGGTGACCAGAGCAGCGCAAAGGGTCAGCCGAGATGGCCATTCCTGACCGCAGAGGCCGAAGACCCGGGAACGGTCTCTGGTAACCACCTTGCCTTCTTTTGTTTGAGAAAGAGAGCAAGGTCACCCTTCTCGGGTGAGCAGGGGTGAAGCAGCCCTTGAGAGGCCTAGGAGTGGGCGAGGTAGAAGGACGCTAAGAGGTTATAAACTTCTAGAAGGGTCACGCCACTCTGGGGACAGTGGGCTATATATTGGATAAGAACAACAGCCTCCTGGTGGGGACCCACTCACCGTACTCATGAGCCACTCTCTCTTCTTCAGACTCACTGCTCCTAAGATCCCGGAAGGGGAGAAAGTCGACTTCGATGTAAGTTTATGGGACCCAGGTTTACACAGTCTCCCCAGACCCCCAGCCTTCGGCTCCAGGCGAAGCCTGAGAAGGTCACGTCCTCTAGAGCAGCCAGAACTGGGGCTTCCAGGTTCCTGCTGTGATTCATTCCCGGATCAGAGAGAACTCGTCCGGGAATAACGCctgtcttccctcctccccagtcatccatctccccatctccccatctctccccatcCGTCCAATCACCCACCCAACTATCTGTCACCCATCTGTGCAtcccatctgtccatccactcCTCCAGCCACCCCcccatccactcacccacccatccatctgtgTGTCCAACAGACTACCTCGTTCCCCAGTTTCCTCTCCGTCCAACCCACTCAGGCATCTCTGGGCTTAACAATGAGGCCAGGTCAGAGGCAGTCCATCCCAGGGGTGCTCACTGACCTCAGGGCTCTGCACGGCCTGGACTCAGCCACAAGAAGGGTACCACTCTGACCCCGTGGCTGAGGGAGCAGGCAGCCCACAGTTCGAGAGGAGGGCGGGTATGATGGGCCCGTCCCCACAGGACATCCAGAAGAAGCGCCAGAACAAAGACCTCATGGAGCTCCAGGCTCTCATCGACAGCCACTTCGAGGCtcggaagaaggaggaggaggagctggtcGCCCTCAAGGAGAGAATCGTGAGTGCAGTCCTGCAGCTCTGGGCGGAGGCCGGGCTGGTGGATGTGGCCGGGGGTCCAGGGGAGGGCCAGGCCGGGCTGACCCGCTCCCCTCGGGCCACAGGAGAAACGCCGAGCAGAGAGAGCCGAGCAGCAGAGGATCCGGGCAGAGAAGGAGCGGGAACGCCAGAACAGACTGGCGGTGAGGTGGCCccccgcccagcccagccccctcaccggcccccaccccagcccagcctggcccccagcccgGCCTCCAGCCCGGCCCCGACCCCAGCCCAGCCTAGCCCCCCGCCGGCCCCCAGGCTCCCGGGCCTTCCCATTTCTGACATTCCCCTTGACACTGGCCTAGGAACCCAGGCCATCAGCCAAGCTCCCCCCGCCCTGCAGAAACCCTGCGAGAGGGCAGACTCGATGGGGACTGGGACCTTCCAGAAGGTTCCCAGCCCAAGCAGGTCCTCAACAGCCGCGCTGAGGTCTTGGTTGGGGAGGTCCTCGACAGCCGGTCTGAGGTCTTGGTTGGGGAGGTCCTCGACAGCCGCGCTGAGGTCTTGGTTGGGGAGGTCCTCGACAGCCGCGCTGAGGTCTTGGTTGGGGAGGGCCTCGACAGCCGCGCTGAGGTCTTGGTTGGGGAGGGCCTCGACAGCCGCGCTGAGGtcttggctgggggtgggggtgtccctgcaggaggagaaggcacgGCGGGAGGAGGAAGACGCCAAGAGGAGGGCTGAGGACgatctgaagaagaaaaaggcGCTGTCCTCCATGGGGGCCAACTACAGCAGCTACCTGGCCAAGGTGAGTGCGGGCGCGGGGCCGAGCTGCCCACCGTGGCCTGGGCCGGCTCGACGCGCCCCTCGCATGTCCCCTCAGGCAGACCAGAAAAGAGGCAAGAAGCAGACGGCCCGGGAAACGAAGAAGAAGGTCCTGGCTGAGCGGAGGAAGCCCCTCAACATCGACCACCTCAGCGAGGACAAGCTCAGGTGAGGCCCTGCCGGGACTGGGGGCAGCGCCCGGACCCTCCTGCCGGGGCTGACCCGCCAGCCGCTCACCCGTGGCTGCCCCCCAGGGACAAGGCCAAGGAGCTCTGGGACACCCTGTACAAGCTGGAGACCGACAAGTTCGAGTATGGGGAGAAGCTGAAGCGCCAGAAATATGACGTGAGTGTTGTGTCCGTGGCCTCACCTGCTGGCGGGCACCCCGAGTCCCCGGACCCCGAGCAAGGCCCCTGCCCTGCGGGAGGCCCTGCCCACGTTGGCCTCATGTCAGCCCGGTGCTCAGGGCTGGCCGGGGGTGCAGTGGGGCAGAGCGCCTTTGTTCCGGGGCGGGGGTCTTAGAGACCTGGTGTCCTGAGCCCACCAGAGGGGCACTGAGTTCCTCTGGGGTCGGGGTTCTGCCTCATCCAGCCTCCTCTGCAAACCCAAGTTCCAGCCAGGCCAGCCCTGGGACtcagagctggggagggggcctggCCGGTGCCTCCCCCGCCCTGGGCTCACAGCTCAGGTCGGCAGCCCCGGGTAGACACCCTCCTTGCAGTCAGCACGGGCCTGGGTACGGAGCCTGATGATAGGCCCATGACAGACCCTTTCCTCCAGCCTCCGGTGTCCCCTGGGGAGGACCGCCCACTCTCAGGCCCCCTCTCCCGCTGGCCCCTGAGACAGAGGGTGTGGGTGACCAGTGCTGGCGGCTGGCGGAGTCCTGCCTCCTTCCCGGAGCCCAGGGCCCTTGGGTGGGTTGCCTGGTCCTCCTGCACTTCAATTTCCCCACCTCCCTCTGGGGAAAGACCCTCCCCCGGGGACCAGATGAGGGGGCACCGCGCTGTGTGCCAGTGCTCCCAGCTGGCTTGGAAATGGGCTTCAGAGGGCCCAGACTGGCCCCACTCGCGCTGGGCCGGGAGAGCAGGCCCTGACACTCGTGTGTGCGGTGGCTACCCGGGAGCTTGGAGAGCCGAGGGCCTTGGACCAGGCTGGTCCTGAGCATGCAGGGCACCGAAGCCTTGGCCGCCCACCCAGCCCCCTAACCATCTCGGTCTTTCTAGATCATGAACGTCCGGGCCAGAGTGGAGATGCTGGCCAAGTTGTAAGTCGCTGGGGCCCACCCTGGGCCAGGCTCTGGTGTTCATGCACGGTGGGCCTTGCGCTTGGCGGAAACCTGGGTCGTTGCGGGTGTCGGCGGCAGCGGGCACGGAGATCCCGGAGGACGTCCCTGGGTCCTCccgcccgcctcctcccccttgcCTGCCACCTGGGGGCTTCCGAGGCTGACCTGCTGCCCTTCGTCGGCAGCAGAGGCTGGCCCTTGCCTCCCTAGCCTCCCCCAGGCGGTCAGCAGGAGGGGGCAGCCGGGCCGGGGAGCGAGATGGCCGCGGGGCTCTGAGCTCCAGCCACCAGGCGGGGGCTGTGCTTGCAAGCCCACCTCCGGCCCGTGCCCCTGCCCCACATCCTGCAGAGGCGGGCAGGTAAGTGGCCAGCTCTGGGGCTGCGGTGTGTCATGGCCCAGGTGTCCAGCTCAGGCCACCAAGAGTAAGTCAGAGGCACGAGTCTAAGCCCCTCCAGACCGGAGGAGCCGGGACAGTAAAAGCACTGAGGCCCGCCAGGGCCGCCGAGGGGCCCGCGGGCGGGAGGCCACCATGCAGCCTGGCCCCGTGCGAACGCACAGGTAAGTGCCCTGTGTTGTTTGCAGATCACCAACCTCAGGAGCCGCATCGACCAGGCCCAGAAGCAGTGAGTAGCCCTGCCTGCCCCATGCTCTGCGCCAGGCACGCAGCCCCACGGGGTCGGCTGCCACTGCCCCCAGGGGCCTGGAGATGTCAGCCTGTGCCAGTGGCAGGCGGCCCTCAGCAGAGCAGTAACAAGATTAACTGGCTGGGCCTTTGGGCCAGCATGCTGGGCCCTGAACCCCGGACCTGCAGCCTCCTGTCTCCCCCATCCCCAGAGCCCAGGAGGACGGGTGGGGAGAGCCAGCAGGAGGCCCCCAGGGTGGCCTTCAGGGTGACCTGCGCAGGGACTCAGCAGACCCTGCACAGCCTGGCATGAGACCCGTGGTCTGGGGTCAATGAGCCCGCTGGGTCCACGGGACCCTTTGCAGCAGCTGCCAGGAAGGGCTGGAGGGCGTGGGCCCAGGTGCCCCCTGCTGAGGTTCAGTGCCCGAGACTGgaggctgagctggggctgccccGAGGGCTGCAGAGGGGGCTGGCAAAGGCTCACACCCTCTGCCCCGGGCTCTGTGGCGTGAGGCAGGGGTTCTTGCAGGTCACTTGGctaggtgtgtgtgtgagcatgtggcTTCTGCTGAGGGACATGGGCCGTGAGCAGTGCCAGGCCTTCCCCTGACGCCTTGGGAGCCGCAGGGCCCATTCCAGCCTGAAGCTGCCCAAGAAGAGTGCCAATGACCGCCCGCCTGCGGCCCGGCCCCCCGCCAGCTCCTGGCTGCCTGCTGCACACAGGGCTCAGACAGATGGGGTGGGCTCCTGAGGACCCCCATCGCCCGAGGTCCCACTCTCACCGGTGACTGAGGGGCTGAGATTCTAGAACAAGATGGAGGCCTCCCAGGTCCCAAGTCCGTCAGGCTGGTCTGCTGGCCTGGACTGAGGAACCAGAGCCGCCCGCTGCCCCTGCCCATCCTGGCCGGGGAGTGGGGGGCCCGGCTCTTTTCAGGCCAGAATTACTGGGAGGATGGCGGCTACCAGCAGGGACAGCTGCCCGGGCAGGCTCGGGTCTGCCTGACATAAGGCCCCGTGCCCCGAGTCCAtcgggtggggaagggagggagaggggtccAGCTCTTGCCAGCACCCCCTTAACCTCACTAACGCCCCCAGCACAAAGTCGCCCAGGCCCGGGTGGGCAGGCACAGGTGAGTCACTGCGGCTGGACCAGGGCTGGGGATGCCCCTGGGCTGCTAGGGCTGGGCCAGGCCAAGCTTCCAGGGTCTGGGgtctgctgggggctggggaaggggtcaGCTAGGGTCCCAGATGCCCTCATGCTCAAGACCAACTTGCTTCCCATTTACAGCAGCAAGAAGGCCGGGACCACCCCCAAGGGCAAAGTCGGCGGGCGCTGGAAGTAGAGCGGCCGAGGAGGTTCCCAGAGGCAGAGACCCTCAGCCCGGGGGGTTCACACAGCGGCGTCCGGCCCCAAGGGGCCCCCTGCGTCTCTGTCCTCACTGTGTCCATGCTCTGGGGCCTGTGAATAAAGCGAGCAGGCTCCCCTCCACCGCGTGTGTGCTGGCTCATCAGTGGGGCCCGTGGGTGGGCAGGGTGTCGCAGGGGCTGCTCTGCAGCTTGGGGACCCAAGAGACCCAGGTGCTGACCTCGGGTTCGGCTCAGGAGACCCCCGGCTGTGGTCGTCTACGCCCCAGAGAGCCCCAGGTGCCCACTGGCTCTGCCAGCGGCTACCGCTTGTGTCTGCGGACCATCACCCCGTCCCCACCCTGCGTGCGAGCCCACTCTGctggcccccgccccccccctcgGATCTGCTCTGAAGCCAGTTTGGGGCAGCAGAGCTTGGCTTTTGCAGAGTGTCCGGAAGGCAGGCCTGGGGCACAAACGTCCCCCAGAAACAGGGCAGAAGGGAGCCTGCAGCAGAGGACGTGCACGCggccccagggaggggggagagcACGTCTCAGGGAACAGTCGTGGCAACACAGACCGTTCTTTCTATGTTATATGGGAACAGAGTGCTCCCTGTGTAAGACTGAAAGGCCTGACCAAGTAGAATTACGGAAAATATAAATCACAAAAATTGGATCAAGACATAGAGCCTTGCTCAGCCAAGTATTCACGGAGGAAGCTGCCGAGCCTGGATGGCCCCCCGGGAGGGCTCTGCAGagcagagggaagtggggagtATCCTGGCTCAGGCTGCTGCGGGGCGCCAGGCCCCTGACAATGAGCTCGCCCACCCGGATTGTACGTGACCATACACAGTGTGCCGCCCCCCCctcgacacacacacacacacacgtccacaGGCCCTCggtcaccccacccccacacgcCAGGGCTACTTGCAGTCGATGTGAATACCCTGCGCCTGGCCACTGTGCCCTCCTGCAGCGGGGGCCGCGAGGGCGAGCACCTCCATGTGAGAAACAGTGGGGTCCCCCGAGCCCAGCACCGTCCCTTCACGTCGCACAGGAACACCCTGGGGAAGGCAGTCAGCACACGGGGGCGGGAGGTTCAGCTCACAGAATCGTGCAGGTTCAGAACAACATGAACTGAGTCGCAGATGGTGGGACCGCTGGGGAGGAATAAGTCGGGGCCGGGAGCGGGAGAGTTTCAAGCACGTCTCGGGGTCAGGAAGTCAGGAAGATGGAAGGCTTGGAGGTGGGTGTGAGAGCTCCGAACAGAAGAATTAGGCCTGAGTGATGGACGCTGATGGGCCACCGTCCCTCTGAAGGACAGTGTGCACGGGAAACATGGCAGGCGTAGGCTATAGACGAGGCTTTGCAGCAGCTTCAGGCTCTAAGGGATGTCTCAGCGAGCAGCCAGCCCTCTGCAGCCCAGTCGGAACCGATGGCTGGCAGCTTATGAGCGTAGgtttagaaatgcaaaaatgcactCTGAATGGTTGATGGATCCCAGAGGAGATGGGGAAGATACTTAGGAAGCACCTTAGAGCTCCATCACAGAACAGATCCCTGCTGACTGGGGACCTACAGCGAGATGTCAGGCCCGCCCACTTCCGTTAGAAAAAGGAGGGGAAGAGCCGTGTCTGCAGTAAAAGttcaatggcttcccaggtggctcaaatggCACGGAACACGTtcacaacgcaggagacctgggtttgatccctgggttgggaagatcccctggagaagggaccagcaacccactccagtgttcttgcctggagaattccatgaacagaggaacctggcgggccacagtccatggggtcgcagagtcagacacgactgagcgactaacaccgaAATGTCACCGTCGAGAAGTTAGCAAAGGAACGAGACACAAAACCCGAGAAGAAGAGAAGCCTGGGCGTGAGTACGGAAGACAGGAGACAGCCTGATAGAGGAGATTAGCGGGGAAAGTCAGCAAAGCAAAAGACTGGTTCTTCTGAAGGAGACTGATAGAACGTCTGCAATGGAAACCAAGAAGACCAGGTAGGAAGGAGAGAAGGCCCAAACCACACTGGAATGGAGAGAAGGCACACGGCAAAGGTGGCAGAGACGAGTCTATGATGCCTTTTCTATGACACAATAtttgaaaatgagataaaatggtCAGTTTCCAGGGGAAACTTATTTCACTGAAGCTTGAAACTTGAATAGGCTGATTTCACATTAAAAATGTTGAACCAGTGATGAAATCCCTCTCCACCAAAAGCATTTGAAAGCTACACCACGACCAAGGGAGAATCCCCTCCAATGCAAACGTAATTTCATACTAGAAAACTGAGCAATGTAATAATCTATGACACACAAACATAAGCAGTCCAAAGGCTGGGAAAAACCTGGATGATACAGCGCATGGTTCACGGTTTCTTAGTCAACCTAGAAGGCAATTTCCTTACCTTGAGGAAGGCGTCTTCCAAAATCCTACAGCAAATCATCCTAATAGTGAACGCTTGGAAGATCACCTTGAAGATCAAGAGTAAGGCAGGAATGTCAGCTTCCTTATTTTCTTGCCTACTAATCCCTGGAAAGAAATGGTCGTTCATCACAATCAGATAACTGTCTATAAAGAAAACCAAGGAAAACTGCTATTTtaagttgtgggtgtgactggtgatggaggtaaagtccgatgctgtaaagagcaatattgctcaggaa
Coding sequences within it:
- the TNNT3 gene encoding troponin T, fast skeletal muscle isoform X7; this encodes MSDEEVEHVEEENEEEEETQEEEEIQEEEKPRPRLTAPKIPEGEKVDFDDIQKKRQNKDLMELQALIDSHFEARKKEEEELVALKERIEKRRAERAEQQRIRAEKERERQNRLAEEKARREEEDAKRRAEDDLKKKKALSSMGANYSSYLAKADQKRGKKQTARETKKKVLAERRKPLNIDHLSEDKLRDKAKELWDTLYKLETDKFEYGEKLKRQKYDITNLRSRIDQAQKHSKKAGTTPKGKVGGRWK
- the TNNT3 gene encoding troponin T, fast skeletal muscle isoform X4, giving the protein MSDEEVEHVEEENEEEEETQEEASPPPAEVPEVHEGVHEVHEPEEIQEEEKPRPRLTAPKIPEGEKVDFDDIQKKRQNKDLMELQALIDSHFEARKKEEEELVALKERIEKRRAERAEQQRIRAEKERERQNRLAEEKARREEEDAKRRAEDDLKKKKALSSMGANYSSYLAKADQKRGKKQTARETKKKVLAERRKPLNIDHLSEDKLRDKAKELWDTLYKLETDKFEYGEKLKRQKYDIMNVRARVEMLAKFSKKAGTTPKGKVGGRWK
- the TNNT3 gene encoding troponin T, fast skeletal muscle isoform X1 codes for the protein MSDEEVEHVEEENEEEEETQEEASPPPAEVPEVHEGVHEVHEPEEIQEEEKPRPRLTAPKIPEGEKVDFDDIQKKRQNKDLMELQALIDSHFEARKKEEEELVALKERIEKRRAERAEQQRIRAEKERERQNRLAEEKARREEEDAKRRAEDDLKKKKALSSMGANYSSYLAKADQKRGKKQTARETKKKVLAERRKPLNIDHLSEDKLRDKAKELWDTLYKLETDKFEYGEKLKRQKYDITNLRSRIDQAQKHSKKAGTTPKGKVGGRWK
- the TNNT3 gene encoding troponin T, fast skeletal muscle isoform X3; amino-acid sequence: MSDEEVEHVEEENEEEEETQEEASPPPAEVPEVHEGVHEVHEPEEKPRPRLTAPKIPEGEKVDFDDIQKKRQNKDLMELQALIDSHFEARKKEEEELVALKERIEKRRAERAEQQRIRAEKERERQNRLAEEKARREEEDAKRRAEDDLKKKKALSSMGANYSSYLAKADQKRGKKQTARETKKKVLAERRKPLNIDHLSEDKLRDKAKELWDTLYKLETDKFEYGEKLKRQKYDITNLRSRIDQAQKHSKKAGTTPKGKVGGRWK
- the TNNT3 gene encoding troponin T, fast skeletal muscle isoform X8 → MSDEEVEHVEEENEEEEETQEEEEIQEEEKPRPRLTAPKIPEGEKVDFDDIQKKRQNKDLMELQALIDSHFEARKKEEEELVALKERIEKRRAERAEQQRIRAEKERERQNRLAEEKARREEEDAKRRAEDDLKKKKALSSMGANYSSYLAKADQKRGKKQTARETKKKVLAERRKPLNIDHLSEDKLRDKAKELWDTLYKLETDKFEYGEKLKRQKYDIMNVRARVEMLAKFSKKAGTTPKGKVGGRWK
- the TNNT3 gene encoding troponin T, fast skeletal muscle isoform X9, yielding MELQALIDSHFEARKKEEEELVALKERIEKRRAERAEQQRIRAEKERERQNRLAEEKARREEEDAKRRAEDDLKKKKALSSMGANYSSYLAKADQKRGKKQTARETKKKVLAERRKPLNIDHLSEDKLRDKAKELWDTLYKLETDKFEYGEKLKRQKYDITNLRSRIDQAQKHSKKAGTTPKGKVGGRWK
- the TNNT3 gene encoding troponin T, fast skeletal muscle isoform X6, coding for MSDEEVEHVEEENEEEEETQEEASPPPAEVPEVHEGVHEVHEPEEKPRPRLTAPKIPEGEKVDFDDIQKKRQNKDLMELQALIDSHFEARKKEEEELVALKERIEKRRAERAEQQRIRAEKERERQNRLAEEKARREEEDAKRRAEDDLKKKKALSSMGANYSSYLAKADQKRGKKQTARETKKKVLAERRKPLNIDHLSEDKLRDKAKELWDTLYKLETDKFEYGEKLKRQKYDIMNVRARVEMLAKFSKKAGTTPKGKVGGRWK
- the TNNT3 gene encoding troponin T, fast skeletal muscle isoform X5, whose product is MSDEEVEHVEEETQEEASPPPAEVPEVHEGVHEVHEPEEKPRPRLTAPKIPEGEKVDFDDIQKKRQNKDLMELQALIDSHFEARKKEEEELVALKERIEKRRAERAEQQRIRAEKERERQNRLAEEKARREEEDAKRRAEDDLKKKKALSSMGANYSSYLAKADQKRGKKQTARETKKKVLAERRKPLNIDHLSEDKLRDKAKELWDTLYKLETDKFEYGEKLKRQKYDIMNVRARVEMLAKFSKKAGTTPKGKVGGRWK
- the TNNT3 gene encoding troponin T, fast skeletal muscle isoform X2, with the translated sequence MSDEEVEHVEEETQEEASPPPAEVPEVHEGVHEVHEPEEKPRPRLTAPKIPEGEKVDFDDIQKKRQNKDLMELQALIDSHFEARKKEEEELVALKERIEKRRAERAEQQRIRAEKERERQNRLAEEKARREEEDAKRRAEDDLKKKKALSSMGANYSSYLAKADQKRGKKQTARETKKKVLAERRKPLNIDHLSEDKLRDKAKELWDTLYKLETDKFEYGEKLKRQKYDITNLRSRIDQAQKHSKKAGTTPKGKVGGRWK